From Gallus gallus isolate bGalGal1 chromosome 14, bGalGal1.mat.broiler.GRCg7b, whole genome shotgun sequence, one genomic window encodes:
- the SMIM10L1 gene encoding salivary gland specific protein SAGSIN1 isoform X3 produces MAVSLSALAARLSQSAAARSYGVFCKGLTRTLLIFFDLAWKLRINFPYLYIVASMMLNVRLQVGCIFCSPSLSVRTPVETTACFLALHFDLSA; encoded by the exons ATGGCGGTGTCTCTGTCCGCCCTGGCTGCCAGGCTCTCCCAGTCGGCCGCGGCCAGGTCGTATGGCGTGTTCTGCAAGGGGCTGACCAGAACCCTCCTCATTTTCTTCGACCTGGCCTGGAAGCTCCGCATCAACTTCCCGTACCTCTACATCGTCGCCTCCATGATGCTCAACGTGCGGCTGCAG GTCGGTTGCATCTTCTGTTCGCCGTCTCTCTCAGTGAGAACACCTGTAGAGACTACAGCGTGCTTTTTGGCCCTTCACTTTGATTTAAG
- the SMIM10L1 gene encoding salivary gland specific protein SAGSIN1 isoform X1 — MAVSLSALAARLSQSAAARSYGVFCKGLTRTLLIFFDLAWKLRINFPYLYIVASMMLNVRLQVGCIFCSPSLSVRTPVETTACFLALHFDLSRKLRKQALPRHRGEHTHVEEKAFLPSRYSN; from the exons ATGGCGGTGTCTCTGTCCGCCCTGGCTGCCAGGCTCTCCCAGTCGGCCGCGGCCAGGTCGTATGGCGTGTTCTGCAAGGGGCTGACCAGAACCCTCCTCATTTTCTTCGACCTGGCCTGGAAGCTCCGCATCAACTTCCCGTACCTCTACATCGTCGCCTCCATGATGCTCAACGTGCGGCTGCAG GTCGGTTGCATCTTCTGTTCGCCGTCTCTCTCAGTGAGAACACCTGTAGAGACTACAGCGTGCTTTTTGGCCCTTCACTTTGATTTAAG CAGGAAGCTCAGAAAGCAGGCCTTGCCAAGACACAGAGGAGAACATACCCatgtagaagaaaaagcttttcttcccagCCGGTACAGTAACTGA
- the SMIM10L1 gene encoding salivary gland specific protein SAGSIN1 isoform X2, which produces MAVSLSALAARLSQSAAARSYGVFCKGLTRTLLIFFDLAWKLRINFPYLYIVASMMLNVRLQVGCIFCSPSLSVRTPVETTACFLALHFDLRKLRKQALPRHRGEHTHVEEKAFLPSRYSN; this is translated from the exons ATGGCGGTGTCTCTGTCCGCCCTGGCTGCCAGGCTCTCCCAGTCGGCCGCGGCCAGGTCGTATGGCGTGTTCTGCAAGGGGCTGACCAGAACCCTCCTCATTTTCTTCGACCTGGCCTGGAAGCTCCGCATCAACTTCCCGTACCTCTACATCGTCGCCTCCATGATGCTCAACGTGCGGCTGCAG GTCGGTTGCATCTTCTGTTCGCCGTCTCTCTCAGTGAGAACACCTGTAGAGACTACAGCGTGCTTTTTGGCCCTTCACTTTGATTTAAG GAAGCTCAGAAAGCAGGCCTTGCCAAGACACAGAGGAGAACATACCCatgtagaagaaaaagcttttcttcccagCCGGTACAGTAACTGA
- the SMIM10L1 gene encoding salivary gland specific protein SAGSIN1 isoform X4 gives MAVSLSALAARLSQSAAARSYGVFCKGLTRTLLIFFDLAWKLRINFPYLYIVASMMLNVRLQVHIEIH, from the exons ATGGCGGTGTCTCTGTCCGCCCTGGCTGCCAGGCTCTCCCAGTCGGCCGCGGCCAGGTCGTATGGCGTGTTCTGCAAGGGGCTGACCAGAACCCTCCTCATTTTCTTCGACCTGGCCTGGAAGCTCCGCATCAACTTCCCGTACCTCTACATCGTCGCCTCCATGATGCTCAACGTGCGGCTGCAG GTCCATATTGAGATCCACTAA